One Paraburkholderia kururiensis DNA window includes the following coding sequences:
- a CDS encoding GNAT family N-acetyltransferase, translated as MTLSYRDATLDDLPAIVAIYNSTVASRQVTADLEPVSVESRVPWFHAHGPATRPLWVVEEAGGVVAWLSFSDFYGRPAYRHTSEVSIYLDETVRGKGLGRQLLAAALQAAPGLGIHSVLGFIFGHNEPSLRLFRAYGFETWGTLPRVAVLDGVERDLVILGKRLDAGK; from the coding sequence ATGACGCTTTCGTATCGCGATGCCACGCTCGACGATCTGCCCGCTATCGTCGCCATCTATAACTCCACGGTTGCCTCGCGCCAGGTCACGGCCGACCTGGAACCCGTCAGCGTGGAGAGCCGGGTGCCGTGGTTCCATGCGCATGGGCCTGCCACGCGGCCGCTATGGGTCGTCGAGGAGGCCGGCGGCGTGGTCGCCTGGCTCAGTTTCTCGGACTTCTATGGCCGGCCGGCGTACCGGCATACCTCGGAAGTCAGCATCTATCTGGACGAGACGGTGCGCGGTAAAGGCCTTGGCCGGCAACTGCTCGCGGCAGCCCTTCAGGCGGCGCCGGGGCTCGGCATTCATTCGGTGCTGGGTTTCATCTTCGGCCACAATGAACCGAGCCTGCGGCTCTTTCGCGCCTATGGCTTCGAGACTTGGGGCACGCTGCCACGCGTCGCGGTGCTGGACGGCGTGGAGCGCGATCTCGTGATTCTCGGCAAGCGGCTCGACGCCGGGAAGTGA
- the mltG gene encoding endolytic transglycosylase MltG: MTLLKKCLAAGMALVVLAVAAGGWSAWYWATSPVKLAAPQLDVTIAPHSTLRSVTAQLVRGGVPVEPDLFVAMTRVVGLQSQVKAGNYEFKAGVTPWQVLQKLARGDVNEFAATIIEGWTFRHMRAEIDANTALTHQTARMSDADLLKAIGAAETPPLGNAEGLFFPDTYLFDKGTSDLDVYRRAYRLMQQRLAEAWAGRAPGLPYRTPYEALTMASIIEKETGKPADRPLVAAVFANRLRAGMPLQTDPTVIYGMGASYTGRIHRRDLQADTPYNTYTRMGLPPTPISLPSVASLQAAVNPAPSAALYFVSRGDGTSIFSDTLGDHNKAVDKYIRGQ; this comes from the coding sequence ATGACCCTGCTGAAGAAATGTCTCGCCGCCGGCATGGCGCTCGTCGTCCTGGCGGTCGCGGCGGGCGGCTGGTCCGCCTGGTATTGGGCGACGAGCCCCGTCAAGCTTGCCGCTCCCCAACTCGACGTCACCATTGCGCCGCACAGCACCTTGCGCAGCGTGACCGCGCAGCTCGTGCGCGGCGGCGTGCCCGTGGAGCCGGACCTGTTCGTGGCCATGACCCGCGTGGTGGGCCTGCAGAGCCAGGTGAAGGCCGGCAACTACGAGTTCAAGGCGGGCGTGACGCCGTGGCAGGTGCTGCAAAAGCTCGCGCGCGGCGACGTGAACGAGTTTGCCGCGACCATCATCGAAGGGTGGACCTTCAGGCACATGCGCGCGGAAATCGACGCGAACACGGCGCTCACGCACCAGACGGCCCGCATGAGCGACGCCGACTTGCTGAAGGCAATCGGCGCCGCCGAGACGCCGCCGCTCGGCAACGCCGAGGGCCTGTTCTTTCCGGATACGTACCTGTTCGACAAGGGTACGAGCGATCTGGACGTGTACCGCCGCGCCTACCGCCTGATGCAGCAGCGGCTCGCCGAGGCCTGGGCCGGGCGTGCGCCCGGCTTGCCGTACCGCACGCCGTACGAGGCGCTGACGATGGCGTCGATCATCGAGAAGGAGACCGGCAAGCCCGCGGACCGGCCGCTCGTGGCCGCCGTCTTCGCGAACCGGCTGCGCGCGGGCATGCCGCTGCAGACCGACCCCACGGTGATCTACGGCATGGGCGCGAGCTATACGGGGCGTATCCATCGGCGCGATCTGCAGGCGGACACTCCCTACAATACCTACACGAGGATGGGGCTGCCGCCCACGCCCATTTCGCTGCCGTCGGTCGCGTCGCTGCAGGCGGCCGTGAATCCGGCACCTAGCGCGGCGCTTTATTTCGTGTCGCGCGGCGACGGCACCAGCATCTTTTCTGACACGCTCGGCGATCACAACAAGGCCGTCGACAAGTACATCCGAGGGCAATAA
- a CDS encoding ankyrin repeat domain-containing protein: MLRRGATSFALVAGFAVAWVASPVHAAPADTMIKAVKFDDVKEVNKQLANGMDPNLTDDQGIPLLVLAAREQSNKVAAALVANPKTNIEAQDKAGENAMMLAALNGDLDLVKLLIAKGAEVNKKGWAPLHYAAANGQDDVVKVLLDQSAYIDAASPNGTTPLMMAARGNHISTVKLLLDNGADLNLKNQLGLTALDFAKHYKAPDVVEGLTARIAQMQQQAPAAASAPQNGAK; encoded by the coding sequence GTGCTGCGGCGCGGCGCCACGTCTTTCGCGCTTGTCGCGGGGTTCGCCGTCGCATGGGTGGCGTCGCCCGTGCACGCCGCGCCCGCGGACACCATGATCAAGGCCGTGAAGTTCGACGACGTGAAGGAAGTCAACAAGCAGCTCGCGAACGGCATGGACCCGAACCTCACGGACGACCAGGGCATTCCGCTCCTCGTGCTTGCGGCGCGCGAACAGTCCAACAAGGTGGCCGCGGCGCTCGTCGCGAATCCGAAGACCAATATCGAAGCGCAAGACAAGGCCGGCGAGAACGCGATGATGCTCGCGGCGCTGAACGGCGACCTCGACCTCGTGAAGCTCCTCATCGCGAAGGGCGCCGAGGTCAACAAGAAGGGCTGGGCGCCGCTGCATTACGCGGCGGCGAACGGCCAGGACGACGTCGTGAAGGTGCTGCTCGACCAGTCGGCCTATATCGACGCGGCCTCGCCGAACGGCACCACGCCGCTCATGATGGCTGCACGTGGCAACCACATCTCGACAGTCAAGCTGCTGCTCGACAACGGCGCCGATCTCAACCTGAAGAACCAGCTGGGTCTGACGGCGCTCGATTTCGCGAAGCACTACAAGGCGCCGGACGTGGTGGAAGGCCTCACGGCCCGTATCGCGCAGATGCAGCAGCAGGCTCCGGCGGCTGCGTCGGCACCGCAAAACGGTGCAAAATAG
- a CDS encoding YgfZ/GcvT domain-containing protein encodes MNSPLATAPATAAVTAAPVPLERPAAGDFDAVLERGAWMRLTQFGAIDATGDDAASFLHNQLTNDVQHLDAANARLAGYCSPKGRLLASFLTWRTGETIRLLLSKDVQPAVQKRLSMFILRAKAKLADASDAIAVIGLAGDVRGALSRVFDALPDGVHVKVDGAAGSLIRVPDAAGRLRYLWVGPKAEVEARLGTLAELAQVAPAVWDWLDIRAGEPRITQPVVEQFVPQMVNYDVLGGVNFRKGCYPGQEVVARSQYRGTIKRRTALARIGADAAPGALHAGAELFHSDDPGQPCGMVVNAAAAPAGVYDVLAEIKLAALESGSVHLGAADGPALAFEPLPYSLPVEA; translated from the coding sequence ATGAACTCACCGCTCGCTACCGCCCCGGCCACGGCGGCCGTCACCGCCGCCCCCGTTCCGCTTGAACGCCCCGCTGCCGGCGACTTCGACGCCGTGCTGGAGCGCGGCGCCTGGATGCGCCTCACGCAGTTCGGCGCCATCGACGCCACGGGCGACGACGCCGCCAGCTTCCTGCACAACCAGCTCACCAACGACGTCCAGCACCTCGATGCCGCCAACGCGCGCCTCGCGGGCTACTGCTCGCCGAAGGGCCGCCTGCTCGCGTCGTTCCTCACCTGGCGCACGGGCGAGACGATCCGCCTGCTGCTGTCGAAGGACGTGCAGCCGGCGGTGCAAAAGCGGCTTTCCATGTTCATCCTGCGCGCCAAGGCGAAGCTCGCGGACGCAAGCGACGCCATCGCGGTAATCGGCCTCGCCGGCGACGTGCGCGGTGCGCTTTCGCGCGTGTTCGACGCGCTGCCCGACGGCGTGCACGTGAAGGTGGACGGCGCGGCGGGGTCACTGATCCGCGTGCCGGACGCCGCGGGGCGCCTGCGCTATCTGTGGGTCGGACCGAAGGCCGAGGTCGAAGCACGGCTCGGGACGCTCGCGGAACTCGCGCAGGTCGCGCCCGCCGTGTGGGACTGGCTCGATATCCGTGCAGGCGAGCCGCGCATTACGCAGCCGGTCGTCGAGCAGTTCGTGCCGCAGATGGTCAATTACGACGTGCTGGGCGGCGTCAATTTCCGCAAAGGCTGCTACCCCGGCCAGGAAGTGGTGGCGCGCAGCCAGTATCGCGGCACGATCAAGCGGCGCACGGCGCTTGCGCGAATCGGGGCCGACGCGGCGCCCGGTGCCCTCCACGCGGGCGCCGAACTGTTCCATTCGGACGATCCCGGCCAGCCGTGCGGGATGGTGGTCAACGCCGCGGCGGCGCCCGCCGGCGTCTACGACGTACTCGCGGAGATCAAGCTCGCCGCGCTCGAATCCGGCTCCGTGCACCTGGGCGCCGCGGACGGCCCCGCGCTCGCGTTCGAGCCGCTGCCCTATTCGCTGCCCGTCGAGGCTTGA
- a CDS encoding Rap1a/Tai family immunity protein produces MLRVLIRAGACAGALVLPVAAFAFTASDLNRLCMKTDVASRAACAAYIEGAADGVFNTIDAIGGTTGPRVGQYFCLPPDARSAQLTDAVRKYIADNPNVAGYNASTAVSLGLGKAFPCKTGN; encoded by the coding sequence ATGCTGCGGGTTCTGATCCGGGCCGGCGCCTGCGCCGGCGCGCTTGTCTTGCCGGTCGCCGCCTTTGCGTTCACGGCGAGCGACCTCAACCGCCTCTGCATGAAAACGGACGTGGCGTCGCGTGCCGCATGCGCGGCCTACATCGAAGGCGCGGCAGACGGCGTGTTCAATACTATCGACGCCATCGGCGGCACCACCGGCCCGCGCGTGGGTCAATACTTCTGCCTGCCTCCGGACGCACGCTCGGCGCAACTGACGGACGCGGTACGCAAGTACATTGCCGACAATCCGAACGTGGCGGGCTACAACGCCAGCACGGCGGTTTCTCTGGGGCTCGGCAAGGCCTTTCCCTGCAAGACCGGTAACTAG
- the tmk gene encoding dTMP kinase has translation MARGKFITLEGIDGAGKTTHLGWLRERLEQKVGPTGHAVVMTREPGGTPLGEALRHILLHEAMDLETEALLMFAARREHLAQVIEPALVRGDWVLSDRFTDATFAYQGGGRGLPRDKLEALERWVQGGFQPDLTVLFDVPPETASARRGAAREPDRFESESDAFFTRTRAEYLRRAEEAPYRFAIVDSTQSIEEIRRQLDGIVAAL, from the coding sequence ATGGCGCGCGGCAAATTCATTACGCTCGAGGGCATAGACGGCGCGGGCAAGACCACCCATCTCGGCTGGCTGCGCGAGCGCCTCGAACAGAAGGTGGGCCCCACGGGGCACGCCGTGGTGATGACGCGCGAGCCGGGCGGCACGCCGCTCGGCGAAGCCCTGCGCCATATCCTGCTGCACGAAGCCATGGATCTCGAAACCGAGGCGCTGCTGATGTTCGCCGCGCGCCGCGAGCATCTGGCCCAGGTGATCGAGCCGGCGCTCGTGCGCGGCGACTGGGTGCTCTCGGACCGTTTCACCGACGCCACCTTTGCCTACCAGGGCGGCGGCCGCGGGTTGCCGCGCGACAAGCTCGAAGCGCTGGAGCGCTGGGTGCAGGGCGGCTTCCAGCCCGACCTCACGGTGCTTTTCGACGTGCCGCCGGAAACCGCCAGCGCCCGGCGCGGCGCGGCGCGCGAGCCTGACCGCTTCGAGAGCGAGTCCGACGCCTTTTTCACGCGCACCCGTGCCGAGTACCTGCGTCGGGCCGAAGAGGCGCCGTATCGCTTCGCGATTGTCGACTCGACGCAAAGCATCGAAGAGATTCGCCGGCAGTTGGACGGGATCGTGGCGGCGCTCTGA
- a CDS encoding TatD family hydrolase: protein MFVDSHCHINFEGLGDRLPQVLENMRSHDVSHALCVSVDLETLPAVLEIAGTYENVYASVGVHPDHEDAKEPTVAELVELAQHPKVVAIGETGLDYYRLGERTIADMEWQRERFRTHIRAAHATGKPLIVHTRASSDDTLRIMEEERAGVPGGVMHCFTEPWPVAERALAQNFHISLSGIVTFKSATDVQEVARRVPLERLLIETDSPYLAPVPYRGKPNEPAYVSYVGRFIAQQREVPEAVVADATTRNFFRLFRIPAPQDV from the coding sequence ATGTTTGTCGACTCGCATTGCCACATCAACTTCGAAGGACTCGGCGACCGGCTGCCGCAGGTGCTCGAAAACATGCGCTCGCATGACGTGAGCCACGCGCTGTGCGTGTCCGTCGATCTGGAGACGCTGCCCGCGGTGCTCGAGATCGCCGGCACCTACGAGAACGTCTACGCATCGGTGGGCGTGCATCCCGATCACGAGGACGCGAAGGAGCCGACCGTGGCCGAACTCGTCGAACTCGCGCAGCACCCGAAGGTGGTGGCGATCGGCGAGACCGGGCTCGACTACTACCGCCTCGGCGAACGCACCATCGCCGACATGGAATGGCAGCGCGAGCGCTTTCGCACGCACATCCGCGCGGCGCATGCCACCGGCAAGCCGCTCATCGTCCATACGCGGGCGTCGTCGGACGACACGCTGCGGATCATGGAAGAGGAGCGCGCCGGCGTGCCCGGCGGCGTGATGCACTGCTTCACGGAGCCCTGGCCCGTGGCCGAACGGGCGCTCGCGCAGAACTTCCACATTTCGCTCTCGGGCATCGTCACGTTCAAGAGCGCCACCGATGTTCAGGAGGTGGCGCGGCGCGTGCCGCTCGAGCGCCTCCTGATCGAAACCGATTCGCCGTATCTCGCGCCGGTGCCGTATCGCGGCAAGCCCAATGAACCTGCGTACGTGAGTTATGTCGGAAGGTTCATTGCCCAGCAGCGCGAGGTGCCTGAGGCCGTGGTCGCCGACGCGACTACGCGCAACTTCTTCCGGCTGTTTCGCATTCCCGCGCCTCAGGACGTTTGA
- a CDS encoding PaaI family thioesterase: MSDAQPPAGASPQTPPMIESPFVDHLGVQVVSAADGASEVVLPLAAMHLNTWDVAHGGVTMTLADVALAMAARSLAPDGVGVVTVEMKVNFMQPGRGELRASARVLHRSTTMAYCEGEIRDTAGHFVAKALGTFKYMRRLAVGREITQQRLRTDPAARPGPSDG, from the coding sequence ATGAGCGACGCACAGCCTCCGGCGGGCGCAAGCCCACAAACGCCGCCTATGATCGAAAGCCCTTTCGTCGATCACCTCGGCGTACAGGTGGTCAGTGCCGCCGACGGCGCGAGCGAAGTCGTGCTGCCGCTTGCGGCCATGCATCTGAACACGTGGGACGTCGCGCATGGCGGCGTCACCATGACGCTCGCCGACGTGGCGCTCGCCATGGCCGCGCGCAGCCTCGCGCCGGACGGCGTGGGCGTGGTCACCGTCGAAATGAAAGTGAACTTCATGCAGCCGGGCCGCGGCGAATTGCGCGCGTCGGCGCGCGTGCTGCACCGCTCCACCACCATGGCCTACTGCGAAGGCGAGATTCGCGACACGGCCGGGCACTTCGTCGCCAAGGCGCTCGGCACCTTCAAGTACATGCGCCGCCTTGCCGTGGGCCGCGAGATCACGCAGCAGAGGTTGCGCACCGATCCGGCAGCGCGACCGGGTCCGAGCGACGGCTGA
- a CDS encoding mechanosensitive ion channel family protein, protein MITIDDLERIASAPLEAWPGTLLFTAIGLALAFGVHWVGGRVLTRIARPYPILSVFLRYIDKPALFVLAILMLEIVWWEAPDTLHFIGTLRDLAAFALIGGITWLSVRSAAAIGEAIIEAHPLDTADNLQARRIHTQARVLARSVMVVIVIVGVGAALMTFPNVRQIGASLLASAGVAGLVAGIAARPVLGNLIAGLQIALSQPIRLDDVVVIQGEWGRIEEITGTYVSVRLWDQRRLIVPLQWFIENPFTNWTRSSAEIIGTVYLWLDYRMPLAPLREELARLVTDAPEWDRRVQVLQVTDTSERAMQLRILVSSQDSGLNWDLRCRVREGLLDFVNQHYPQYLPRARAEVSAELESSMRGGHDHHAPGARHHASSTAAHTEADPVAGRSAQGGGRAGRPPDGGGARAGDGLAAVDGDAKSTSPTHARAPDR, encoded by the coding sequence ATGATCACAATCGACGATCTCGAACGCATCGCTTCCGCGCCGCTGGAGGCGTGGCCGGGTACGCTGCTGTTCACCGCCATCGGGCTTGCGCTGGCCTTCGGCGTGCATTGGGTGGGCGGACGCGTGCTCACCCGCATCGCGAGGCCGTATCCGATCCTGAGCGTCTTTCTGCGCTACATCGACAAGCCGGCGCTCTTCGTTCTCGCGATTCTCATGCTCGAAATCGTCTGGTGGGAGGCGCCGGATACGCTCCATTTCATCGGCACCCTGCGTGATCTCGCGGCGTTCGCGCTGATCGGCGGGATAACGTGGCTCTCGGTGCGCTCGGCGGCCGCCATCGGCGAAGCGATCATCGAGGCGCATCCGCTCGATACCGCGGACAACCTCCAGGCGCGCCGCATCCACACGCAGGCGCGCGTGCTGGCACGGTCGGTGATGGTGGTGATCGTGATCGTCGGCGTGGGCGCCGCGCTCATGACGTTTCCGAACGTACGGCAGATCGGCGCGAGCCTGCTGGCCTCGGCCGGCGTGGCGGGCCTCGTGGCCGGTATCGCCGCGCGGCCGGTGCTCGGCAATCTGATCGCGGGGCTGCAGATCGCGCTGTCCCAGCCCATCCGGCTGGACGACGTGGTGGTCATTCAGGGCGAGTGGGGCCGCATCGAAGAGATCACGGGCACCTACGTTTCGGTGCGGCTGTGGGATCAGCGCCGGCTGATCGTGCCGCTCCAGTGGTTCATCGAAAACCCGTTCACCAACTGGACGCGCAGCAGCGCGGAGATCATCGGCACCGTGTATCTCTGGCTCGACTACCGCATGCCGCTCGCGCCGCTGCGCGAGGAACTGGCGCGCCTCGTCACCGACGCGCCGGAGTGGGACCGGCGCGTGCAGGTGCTGCAAGTGACCGACACCAGCGAACGGGCGATGCAGTTGCGCATTCTCGTGAGCTCGCAGGATTCGGGGCTGAACTGGGACTTGCGCTGCCGCGTGCGCGAGGGTCTGCTCGACTTCGTGAACCAGCATTACCCGCAGTATCTGCCGCGTGCGCGGGCCGAAGTGTCGGCGGAACTGGAGAGCAGCATGCGTGGAGGGCACGACCACCACGCGCCGGGCGCGCGGCACCATGCCTCGAGCACGGCCGCCCACACCGAGGCCGACCCGGTGGCAGGCCGCAGCGCGCAAGGCGGAGGGCGCGCCGGACGTCCGCCTGACGGTGGCGGGGCGCGAGCAGGCGATGGACTGGCGGCCGTCGACGGCGACGCGAAAAGCACCTCGCCGACGCACGCGCGAGCGCCGGACCGATAG
- a CDS encoding NADP-dependent oxidoreductase, with protein sequence MSQTNRQILLVSRPQGPATPDNFRLVETPLAALEAGQVRVRNHYLSLDPYMRGRMNDAKSYAPPQPLNEVMLGGTVGEVVESTHRDFAVGDKVVGMFGWQEYGTSNGEGLHKVDDTHVPLSAYLGAVGMPGVTGWYGLNRIIGPKPGQTVVVSAASGAVGSVVGQLAKLAGCRAVGIAGGAEKCRYVVETLGFDACVDYKAGNLYADLKAATPQGVDGYFENVGGAVFDATLARMNPFGRIALCGMIARYDGAPTPLGHPELMLTQRLLVQGFIVTEHLDVWPEALRELGTLVAQKKLHYRESIAQGLERAPEAFIGLLKGQNFGKQLVKLI encoded by the coding sequence ATGTCCCAGACCAATCGTCAGATCCTGCTGGTTTCGCGGCCGCAAGGCCCCGCTACGCCGGACAATTTCCGGCTCGTCGAAACGCCGCTGGCAGCGCTCGAAGCGGGCCAGGTGCGCGTGCGCAACCACTACCTGTCGCTCGATCCGTACATGCGTGGCCGCATGAACGATGCGAAGTCGTATGCACCGCCCCAACCGCTCAACGAAGTGATGCTGGGCGGCACAGTGGGCGAAGTGGTGGAGTCCACGCATCGCGACTTCGCGGTGGGCGACAAGGTGGTGGGCATGTTCGGCTGGCAGGAGTACGGCACCTCCAACGGCGAGGGGCTGCACAAGGTGGACGACACTCACGTGCCGCTGTCGGCTTACCTGGGCGCCGTGGGCATGCCGGGCGTGACCGGCTGGTACGGACTCAACCGCATCATCGGACCGAAGCCGGGCCAGACCGTCGTGGTGAGCGCGGCGAGCGGTGCCGTGGGCAGCGTGGTCGGGCAACTGGCGAAGCTTGCCGGATGCCGCGCGGTAGGCATCGCGGGCGGCGCTGAAAAATGCCGCTACGTCGTGGAGACGCTCGGCTTCGACGCCTGCGTGGACTACAAGGCCGGCAATCTCTACGCCGACCTGAAGGCCGCGACGCCGCAGGGCGTGGACGGCTACTTCGAGAACGTGGGCGGCGCGGTGTTCGACGCCACGCTCGCGCGCATGAATCCGTTCGGGCGCATCGCGCTGTGCGGCATGATCGCCCGCTACGACGGCGCGCCCACGCCGCTCGGGCATCCGGAGCTGATGCTCACGCAGCGGCTGCTTGTGCAGGGCTTCATCGTGACCGAGCATCTCGATGTCTGGCCCGAGGCGCTGCGCGAACTGGGTACGCTCGTCGCGCAAAAGAAGCTGCATTACCGCGAGAGCATTGCGCAGGGGCTCGAACGCGCGCCGGAGGCGTTCATCGGTCTGCTCAAGGGCCAGAACTTCGGCAAGCAACTGGTGAAGCTCATCTGA
- a CDS encoding DNA polymerase III subunit delta', with translation MIYPWQADDWNRLQQLRAHWPHALLLHGQAGIGKLDFARHLAKGLLCEAPQANGEPCGACAACNWFEQGNHPDYRIVVPEALAAELGATAADEGKPEKDDADDGKKTRTLSKEIKIEQVRALLDFSGIGSHRGGMRVVVLYPAEALNVAAANALLKTLEEPPAGVVFLLVSARIDRLLPTIVSRCRQWPMSTPSAGAAARWLKAQGADDAEALLAEAGGAPLAARALAHDENRTLRDWTLAQLASGPRCDAFACGETLQKLPVPLVIGWLQRWLYDLLAQRTAGRPRYFPQAAPALARCATEMNPDAFARFQRAVTRQRRVENHPLNARLVFEELFLGYRELFG, from the coding sequence ATGATCTATCCGTGGCAGGCCGACGACTGGAATCGCCTTCAGCAACTGCGCGCGCACTGGCCGCATGCGCTGCTGCTGCACGGGCAGGCCGGTATCGGCAAGCTCGACTTCGCCCGGCATCTGGCCAAGGGGCTGCTCTGCGAGGCCCCTCAGGCGAACGGCGAGCCGTGCGGCGCCTGTGCAGCGTGCAACTGGTTCGAGCAGGGCAATCACCCGGACTACCGCATCGTGGTGCCCGAAGCGCTCGCCGCCGAACTGGGGGCGACCGCCGCCGACGAAGGCAAGCCCGAGAAGGACGACGCCGACGACGGCAAGAAGACCCGCACGCTGAGCAAGGAAATCAAGATCGAGCAGGTGCGTGCGCTGCTGGACTTCAGCGGCATCGGCTCGCACCGCGGCGGCATGCGCGTGGTGGTGCTCTATCCGGCCGAGGCGCTCAATGTCGCGGCGGCTAACGCGTTGCTGAAGACGCTCGAGGAACCGCCGGCGGGTGTGGTGTTTCTGCTGGTGTCGGCGCGTATCGACCGCCTGCTGCCCACCATCGTGAGCCGCTGCCGCCAGTGGCCGATGAGCACGCCGTCAGCTGGAGCCGCCGCCCGGTGGCTCAAAGCGCAGGGCGCCGACGATGCCGAGGCACTGCTCGCCGAAGCGGGCGGTGCGCCGCTCGCCGCACGCGCGCTCGCGCACGACGAGAACCGCACGCTGCGCGACTGGACGCTCGCCCAGCTTGCCTCCGGGCCACGCTGCGACGCGTTCGCCTGCGGCGAGACGCTGCAGAAGCTGCCCGTGCCGCTCGTGATCGGCTGGCTGCAACGCTGGCTCTACGATCTGCTGGCGCAGCGCACGGCGGGCCGGCCGCGCTACTTCCCGCAGGCTGCGCCCGCGCTCGCCCGTTGCGCGACGGAGATGAACCCCGACGCGTTCGCGCGTTTCCAGAGAGCCGTCACGCGCCAGCGCCGGGTGGAGAACCACCCGCTCAACGCGCGTCTGGTTTTCGAGGAGCTGTTTCTCGGTTATCGGGAGCTGTTCGGCTGA
- a CDS encoding NRDE family protein — MCLIVFDWRPDATEGALFTLAANRDEFFRRTAEPMHWWSEVPTLLAGRDLVGGGTWLGMTRDGRFAALTNYRAPREMRADAPTRGTLVSAWLTEPRTTPLDYLRRVARDGEIYNGFNLIVGDWTRRELGWYCNRSSAPPALLEAGTHGISNAVLDTPWPKLVRKRSELAARLAADSNAPLASLVEMMRDPQLARDDELPATGITLERERALSAAFIDTPDYGTRGTTALRVTVRGEAISVEVTERSDDNGSHRIARPGHYEREYAFDVTRTL; from the coding sequence ATGTGTCTGATCGTGTTCGATTGGCGCCCCGACGCCACCGAGGGCGCGCTCTTCACGCTCGCCGCCAATCGCGACGAATTCTTCCGGCGCACTGCCGAGCCGATGCACTGGTGGTCCGAGGTGCCCACGCTGCTGGCTGGGCGCGATCTCGTGGGCGGCGGCACGTGGCTCGGCATGACGCGCGATGGCCGCTTCGCCGCGCTCACCAACTACCGCGCCCCGCGCGAGATGCGCGCCGATGCACCGACGCGCGGCACGCTGGTCTCCGCGTGGCTCACGGAGCCTCGCACCACGCCGCTCGACTACTTGCGGCGCGTGGCACGCGACGGCGAGATCTACAACGGCTTCAATTTGATCGTGGGCGACTGGACGCGGCGCGAACTCGGCTGGTACTGCAACCGGTCGAGTGCTCCGCCCGCGCTGCTCGAAGCCGGCACCCACGGCATTTCGAACGCGGTGCTCGACACGCCGTGGCCCAAGCTCGTGCGCAAGCGCAGCGAACTGGCGGCGCGCCTCGCGGCCGACTCCAACGCGCCGCTCGCAAGCCTCGTCGAGATGATGCGCGACCCGCAACTGGCGCGCGACGACGAACTGCCGGCCACCGGCATCACGCTCGAACGCGAGCGCGCGCTCTCGGCGGCGTTCATCGACACCCCCGACTACGGCACGCGCGGCACGACAGCCCTACGCGTGACCGTGCGCGGCGAAGCGATCAGCGTGGAAGTGACCGAACGCAGCGACGACAACGGGTCTCACCGCATCGCACGGCCGGGGCACTATGAGCGCGAGTACGCGTTCGATGTGACGCGCACGCTGTAA
- a CDS encoding SDR family oxidoreductase: MTIPFEFGGKVAVMTGAASGLGRAFAQKAAALGMKLVLADVDGDALAACVTALRDQGAEAVGVTTDVSQSAQVEALAQAALDTFGKVHLLFNNAGVGTGGFVWENTEKDWTWVLGVNVMGVAHGVRVFAPIMLRQKEPAHIVNTASVAGLLAPPAMGVYNVSKHAVVALTETLYHDLRIVGTEVGCSLLCPAFVPTGIAESYRARPEALRNTEAPTRSQAVAQVQLQRAVKSGKLSAADVAGLTFDAVRERRFYILTHPAILPSVHLRHEDIELMRNPTDPMSLKPETGYSA; this comes from the coding sequence ATGACCATTCCCTTCGAGTTCGGCGGCAAGGTGGCCGTCATGACCGGCGCCGCGAGCGGGCTCGGCCGGGCCTTCGCTCAGAAGGCCGCGGCGCTCGGTATGAAACTCGTGCTCGCCGATGTCGACGGCGACGCACTCGCCGCCTGTGTGACCGCACTGCGCGACCAGGGCGCCGAAGCCGTGGGCGTGACGACCGACGTGTCGCAATCCGCGCAGGTCGAAGCGCTGGCGCAGGCCGCGCTCGATACCTTCGGCAAGGTGCATCTGCTCTTCAACAACGCGGGCGTCGGCACGGGCGGCTTCGTCTGGGAGAACACCGAAAAGGACTGGACGTGGGTGCTCGGCGTCAACGTGATGGGCGTGGCGCACGGCGTGCGCGTGTTCGCGCCCATCATGCTGCGGCAGAAGGAGCCGGCGCACATCGTCAACACGGCGTCGGTAGCAGGGCTGCTCGCGCCGCCCGCCATGGGTGTCTACAACGTGTCGAAGCATGCGGTGGTGGCGTTGACCGAAACGCTCTACCACGACCTGCGGATCGTGGGGACCGAGGTGGGCTGCTCGTTGCTGTGTCCCGCGTTCGTGCCCACCGGCATCGCAGAATCGTATCGCGCGCGGCCTGAGGCGCTGCGCAACACCGAGGCGCCCACGCGCTCGCAGGCCGTCGCGCAAGTGCAGCTTCAGCGCGCGGTGAAGTCGGGCAAGCTCTCGGCCGCCGACGTGGCCGGCCTCACGTTCGACGCCGTGCGCGAGCGGCGCTTCTACATCCTCACGCATCCCGCGATTCTGCCTTCGGTGCATCTGCGCCACGAGGACATCGAACTCATGCGCAACCCCACGGACCCGATGTCGCTGAAACCCGAGACGGGGTACTCGGCGTGA